In the Thermoplasmata archaeon genome, TCTCCCTTAGCACCCTCTCCGTGGAGGACGACACCTTTGCAGATGTAGATCTTCCTGTCGGCGGTGGAAGCGTGAAGGGCCTCCTTGTCGGTATTGATCGCGATAGTGTCCATGTCACACCTTCCGGTGAAAGCGCTTACGAAGTTGCATCCTGCTCCTCCGACGCCGACGATTGCGACCTTGTGTTTGTTCTCTGTGTTGTACACCATTGTGTGCATCCCCATTGTGTTTTGTTAAGGCGTTTCCAACAGCATGATCCGGTTGGCCTTAAGGCCAATCCCATCCACCGGATTATGCTTATTTCCCATCCCTTTTTGTGTTTCTTCACTTGTATGCGGCTTTCATCTGTGCTGCCCTGAATGCGTTCTCTATGGTTTCATCCTCTACGCTCTTGGGCACGATCTTGTCCAAGAGGCATTTTCTGATGAACTCCTCCTCAGATACGGCAAGACCGGTCTGTACGAGTCCGTTCAAGGTTTCCAACTGTACATCGCTAAGGCGGACGAAGATCCCGCCCTCCGCGGTCATGGGCTGTCCGGCCTTCATCGAGGCTATGTAACCCTTGATCGCGTCACGGATGAAGTCAGACCTGTTGCCGATGTCATGATCTCCCATGAAGTCCTCCATCATCTGGATTTCCTCGGGTCCCATCCTGATCGTGATCTTGGTTCCGTCGTCTGACATTTTCATCCTTCCTTGCTTGCAGTTTCCGTAGAGTCCCATCCCTTCTTTGACTGCAAGTAAGACTATGTCAGACAGAGTATATATAATTGTCGGACAACGTCTTACATTGTCCTCCGAAACGTCTTACAATATGTCGGACAACAATGTAAATGTCCGACAGACGTATCAATTACGTTTCTCCCCTATTATAAAGAAAGTATATTAAGAGTCGTCTTATTCCCAGCCACATCATTAGTAGGGATACAGTATGGCATACGATTACGGAACGATGGAGAAGAAATGGCAGACCCGCTGGATAGAAGCAGGTCTGGACAAGTCTGAAAGGGACGACAGTAAGCCGAAATTCATGGCTATCTTCGCATACCCCGGAGTAACGGGATACCTGCATGTCGGACACCTGAGAGGATACACCTACCTTGATGCCATTGCAAGGTACAAGCGTATGACAGGCTACAACGTTCTCTTCCCCGTAGGAACCCACGCCACTGGTAACGGAGGAATCAGCCTTTACAGGAGGATCTCCAGAGGGGACGAGGGTACCATAGATTATCTCAAGAGGAACGGCTGCACAGATGAGGATATCGCCAAGATGAAGGATCCTCTGTCTGTCATCGAGTTCTTCAATAACGTATATCAGAACGATTACTGGCGCAGGTTCGGATTCCTGTCCGACTGGCGCAGATTCACATGTACGCTCTATCCCGACTATGCGAAGTTCATCGAATGGCAGTTCATGAAGCTCCATGATGCAGGCATGCTGATCCAAAAGCCCTACTATGCACCAGTATGCCCTAACTGTGGACCCGTGGCAGTCGACGCATCCGAGACAGACATATCCAAGGGAGGAAAGGCTGAGACGCAGGAGTATACCCTTCTGAAATTCAAGCACGGCGATGAATTCCTCATTGCGGCAACACTCAGACCCGAGACTGTTTACGGACAGGTCTGTTTCTGGGTCGATCCAGAGACAGAATACAACAAGGTCAGATACAACGGCGAGACTTGGATCGTATCCCATCAGGCCGCAGAGAAGCTCCAGCTACAGAAAGATGGGGTTGAAGTTGTCGGTAAGGTCCCCGGAAAGGAAATGGTCGGCTGGATGTGCGAAGCGCCCATGATTCATCGCGAGATTCCTGTGTTCCCTGCCACATTCGTCAATCCCGATGTGGGTACTGGACTGGTCACATCTGTCCCGTCGGACGCGCCCGACGATTGGATTTCTCTGGAAGCGATCAAGAAGAATCCAGAGATGATCACCAAATACGGTCTCACGCAGGATATTCTGGACAAGACTGTCCCCATCTCGATCATCGAGATGAAGGGATACGGAGACTTCCCAGCAAAGGATATCATCGACAAGCTGGGAATCAAGGAACCTGGCGACCCCAAGCTTCTGGATGCAAAGCACATCGTCTATAAGGACGGATTCCACACCGGAAAGATGAAGGACATCTGTGGAGAGTTCGCAGGTCTTCGTGTCCAGGAGGCACAGGAGAAGATGAAGCAGGCCATGATTGCAGCAGGAGAGGCCGATGTCTTCCACGATCTCACAGAGGAGGTAGTCTGCAGATGCGGATCCCGCGTTCACATTAAGAGGATCGACGACCAATGGTTCATCAACTACGCAGATCCCAAATACACTCAGATGACGAAGGACCACTGCAAGGACATGGAGCTCAACCCTCCAGAGTGGAGCGACAATGTCTATGGTGTCCTCGATTGGTTCAGGGAGAGGGCATGTGTTAGGCTCGGAAACTGGCTCGGAACCAAGTTCCCCTATGATAAGAAATGGATCATAGAGGCCATCTCTGATTCCACCCTCTATCCAGTCTATTACATAATATCGATATACGCTAACGAAGGGCAGATCAAGCCCGAGCAGATGACGGAGGCCTTCTTCGACTATACGATACTTGGCAAAGGGGACATCGGACAGGTGTCTGACAGCACGGGCGTCCCTACGGATCTCCTCGATAAGATCAGGAAGGATGTGCTCTACTGGTATCCTCTGGACCTCAATCTCGGAGGAAAGGAGCACATGACCGTCCACTTCCCTGCTTTCCTGATGAACCATGTGGCCATTCTCCCGCCAGAGATGTGGCCCAAGGGAATCACGGTCAATTGGTATATCACTGGAAAGAAGGACAAGACCGGCGAGGCTACAAAGATCTCCAAATCCAAAGGAGGGGCCCAACCGATTCCCGGAGCTGCGGCCAAATTCGGTGTAGACGCCATGAGGCTGTACTACGCCAATGTGGCATCCATGTTCGTGGATGTGGAGTGGGATGAGGACACTGTGAACACCTACCGTCAGAGGACGGACAGGATCATGATTGCGGTCCAGGACCTCATTGCATCCGAATCAGATTCGCCGAAGACGGACATCGATTCATGGCTCATCTCAAGGTTCAACAACCATCTGGCCAACATCAGGAAGGCCATGGACAAGAACGATCTCAGAGCGATGACAACCATCGTGTACTTCGATATGTTCAATGACATGAAATGGTACAACAGGCGCGGCGGAAACAACAAGGAGACCATCCTGGATGCACTCAGGATATGGATCCAATGCATGATGCCTGTCACCCCGCATGTCGCTGAGGAACTCTGGGAGCAGGCAGGATTCGAGGGGCTCGTATCCGCAGGTCAGCTGCCCGAGCCCGACCAGTCGAAGATATCCATATCTGCGGAGTATGGGGAGAACCTCCTTAGGGAGGCCATGTCCGACATCACCGAGATCAGGAAGATCGCAGGAATCGATGTGAAGAAGATCGTCCTGTACACGTCATCTCAGTGGAAGAGGGACGTCATGCAGATGGCCCTCGATATGATGAAGGAGGGCAAGCTCACCATCCCCGATCTGACCAAGGCCTGCATGGCCCGCGAGGACCTGAGGAAGAACGGTAAGGCCGTATCATCACTTGCCCAGAAGGTTGCAGTGGAGTTCTCCAGATCTACAATAGAGCAGAAACTCCCGCTGGTCACCACTGATGAGGCTGCACTGTTCGGTTCAGCCGCGAAGTTCCTTTCAGAAGAGAACGGGGTCCCTGTCGAAGTATATTCAGCAGATGCTGAAGGAATATACGATCCTCAGGGTAAGGCAAAGGTCGCAGTTCCCGGAAGGCCTGCTATCTATCTAGAGTGAAAAACGTTAAAGGAGTGGGGTTAGCCCCTCACTCCCATCTTTTGTAAAGTTTGTGTTCCTGGCCGATCTGGTCCAGACATCTGCCGACTACTATGTTAACCAGATCGTCGACCGTCTTCGGTTTTGGGTAGAATCCAGGGTTGGCATCCACGATGCGCACCCCCAATCTCGCAAGTTTGAGCTCATTCTCCAGCATAATCGCGCTTTTCGGTGTCTCCCTGGGAAGAAGAATCAGTTTCCTATTCTCCTTCAGACATACGGCAACTGAGCGCGAAATCAGAGTATCTCCTATGCCGCATGCGAATTTTGCAAGAGACGATTCGCTGCACGGTGCAACCACCATAGCATCATAATTGTAACTCCCTGAAGCTATCGATGCGAACATCTGATCGTCTTCGAACACTTGATCAGCCAAAGAATATACCTCTTCAACAGTGTAATCCGTCTCAGCTGTAAGAATGGCTTTCGCTGTTTCAGACATGACCAGGATCTTCTCTCCCTTGAGTTCCTGAAGGAGCCGGATACCATAGATGGAACCTGATGCACCTGTGATAGCTACTACGAATCTCATGCAATCAGCTTGTGAAGAGGTCCTTTTTCTGATAGATCAGGTAGCTTATTATGAAACCTACAACGGCCAGTATGATTCCGGTAGGGTCAAGGAATACCATCATGAACAGGGTGACTCCTGATGATACCATGCAGCAGGTCAGAGCGACCTTGAAGTTCTGCAGTTTGCTACAGAAGTTCGCCGATACCAAAGCAAGAATTCCGCTGATGGCCAGAATCGCCCCTTCAGTTATGAATTTGAGTTTAACTGCCTGAATGGCGGCCTCGTCAACCAGCCCCAGCATGTTCATCAATTGATCGAAGTCGTCTTGGGTGATGACACCTTCTTTGACAAATTCGCGAAATGTATCGATCATCGATTCGAGTGATGCCCCGACCAGTAAGGTCAATAATGCCCCGATTATGGCCAGAATGCCGTAAACCATGATGAGGATGGGGATCGCACCAAGATCTTTCTTCAATCCTGAAGAAGGCCTTGCCGTGTATTCGACACGCTCGGAGGTACCTGCGTTCCTTATCGAAGCGCCGCACTCGGGGCAAAAATCAGCCCCATTCGGAAGTGATGCTCCGCATTTGTAACAGAACCGTATCTCATCATCTGTCATAGAATCTGCATATGTCTCTCCTTATTTAACGTGAAAGGCACATGGTTGACTGATTGCTCATGCCGAATTCTCTGCATCTTTGGATCTGATTCTCTTTGATATCGTCTTCAAGACGTTGATGCCGGCCTCTTCCAGCGCTATCACCATTGTCCAGAGGATGCAGATATACTGGCCTACTCCGCCGATTCCTCCGATGAGCACATAGAGGTAGTTGTCATGGAACAGTTCGTGTATCGAATCCCATAGCTCCATTGACATCAGCTCCGTATACGTCTGGACTGTGAGGAATTGCACATCCAGAGAACTCAATGCGAACATCGATGTGAATACCATCATGGCGAACAGGGGCTTCCTGAACTTTTGGTTATAGACGGATGCGGCTATCGCCAGGAAAGGTGTCATCAGGATCACATATTGGGGCGTTCCAGGATACAGCAGGACTATTATCACTGCGATGAACACATAGAGGAAGAACTGCCCATTCCCTTCTGGTTTCTTTTTGTAGTAGTGTATCGCCAAGAGAACTTCAAGAACCAATATGATGACATACATCAGGGTGGAAGTATGGCTAATAATCCATCCTCCAATGCCCGTATCGCTGGTTACTCTAGCAAAGATGAATGATAAGCTGTCCACTAGGTGTCCTTCGAGTATATGCGGGACCATTATGACTGCAGAAACAGCAATGGCTCCAGAAGCGGCCATGAACAGCCTCTTTTTCCATTGGTCTCTGTCGTTGACGATGAGATACGCGATAAGAATGAATATGATGAATCCTGGGAACAGTTTCAGGAAGACCGCTGTCGCCAGCAATCCTCCAGCCAGGATATCCTTTCCTTTGACCAGCATCAGGACGCAGAGCATGGTCAAGAGGGCAGATATGGAATCGAACATGGCCGATGATGTGCATATTATGATGACATGGAAGGCCAGGAAGAACAGAGCGAAGGTAATCTTCGCCTTGATCTCATCACTGGTTAGATCTTTCGCTATATAATATGCGACATACGCAGTCATCAGATCCGCTATCGTGAGCATCACCGTGAGGGCGAAATTGAATTCGAACGTGGTCACGTAGGCGATGCGGTCCGGTTCGATGTGGAGCAATTCGGGATTCATGACCCCCATATCTGCTACGCCCAGGCTAGTCATAATCTGCGAGAAGAAGGCCAGGATATACCCCCATACCGGCGGATAGTTGTATCCGGACACATCGTACAAGCCGCTCCCGGCTTCGATGTTTGAGATTATTACTGCCCACGAGTATGCATCCTCGTTAAACTTCAGGACTACGCCTATGATTAGTCTTATCGCAATTCCGAGGATGATGGTAATGATCATTCCCTTGCAGAAGAACCGATCGTCTCTGAAGAATCCCATCATTCCGCCTCATGCATTTGGCAGTATACTGGGAAGAATCCTCCCAGGATAATGTATACTCTTTCTCCCGACTGGACCTCTTTGGTCACATTGTAGTTCATAGTGCCTTTGAGGTCTTCTATTATCTCTGTGCCCGGACATACCCCGGAAGCAATGATTTGACCCAAATCTATCCTTTGACGTCTTGAATAGTCCCCTCCGATAATGCCTACAAGCCCTTCGCCATGTTTTAACAGGGTAATGCTGGCCTGTTTGCCGTCGGTGTACCCCATAGCGATATAATCGATATCTTCAGGAAGAGTGTCCAGTATCGGAGAG is a window encoding:
- the leuS gene encoding leucine--tRNA ligase, with the translated sequence MAYDYGTMEKKWQTRWIEAGLDKSERDDSKPKFMAIFAYPGVTGYLHVGHLRGYTYLDAIARYKRMTGYNVLFPVGTHATGNGGISLYRRISRGDEGTIDYLKRNGCTDEDIAKMKDPLSVIEFFNNVYQNDYWRRFGFLSDWRRFTCTLYPDYAKFIEWQFMKLHDAGMLIQKPYYAPVCPNCGPVAVDASETDISKGGKAETQEYTLLKFKHGDEFLIAATLRPETVYGQVCFWVDPETEYNKVRYNGETWIVSHQAAEKLQLQKDGVEVVGKVPGKEMVGWMCEAPMIHREIPVFPATFVNPDVGTGLVTSVPSDAPDDWISLEAIKKNPEMITKYGLTQDILDKTVPISIIEMKGYGDFPAKDIIDKLGIKEPGDPKLLDAKHIVYKDGFHTGKMKDICGEFAGLRVQEAQEKMKQAMIAAGEADVFHDLTEEVVCRCGSRVHIKRIDDQWFINYADPKYTQMTKDHCKDMELNPPEWSDNVYGVLDWFRERACVRLGNWLGTKFPYDKKWIIEAISDSTLYPVYYIISIYANEGQIKPEQMTEAFFDYTILGKGDIGQVSDSTGVPTDLLDKIRKDVLYWYPLDLNLGGKEHMTVHFPAFLMNHVAILPPEMWPKGITVNWYITGKKDKTGEATKISKSKGGAQPIPGAAAKFGVDAMRLYYANVASMFVDVEWDEDTVNTYRQRTDRIMIAVQDLIASESDSPKTDIDSWLISRFNNHLANIRKAMDKNDLRAMTTIVYFDMFNDMKWYNRRGGNNKETILDALRIWIQCMMPVTPHVAEELWEQAGFEGLVSAGQLPEPDQSKISISAEYGENLLREAMSDITEIRKIAGIDVKKIVLYTSSQWKRDVMQMALDMMKEGKLTIPDLTKACMAREDLRKNGKAVSSLAQKVAVEFSRSTIEQKLPLVTTDEAALFGSAAKFLSEENGVPVEVYSADAEGIYDPQGKAKVAVPGRPAIYLE
- a CDS encoding UbiX family flavin prenyltransferase; this encodes MRFVVAITGASGSIYGIRLLQELKGEKILVMSETAKAILTAETDYTVEEVYSLADQVFEDDQMFASIASGSYNYDAMVVAPCSESSLAKFACGIGDTLISRSVAVCLKENRKLILLPRETPKSAIMLENELKLARLGVRIVDANPGFYPKPKTVDDLVNIVVGRCLDQIGQEHKLYKRWE
- a CDS encoding zinc-ribbon domain-containing protein, which gives rise to MTDDEIRFCYKCGASLPNGADFCPECGASIRNAGTSERVEYTARPSSGLKKDLGAIPILIMVYGILAIIGALLTLLVGASLESMIDTFREFVKEGVITQDDFDQLMNMLGLVDEAAIQAVKLKFITEGAILAISGILALVSANFCSKLQNFKVALTCCMVSSGVTLFMMVFLDPTGIILAVVGFIISYLIYQKKDLFTS
- a CDS encoding DUF2029 domain-containing protein: MMGFFRDDRFFCKGMIITIILGIAIRLIIGVVLKFNEDAYSWAVIISNIEAGSGLYDVSGYNYPPVWGYILAFFSQIMTSLGVADMGVMNPELLHIEPDRIAYVTTFEFNFALTVMLTIADLMTAYVAYYIAKDLTSDEIKAKITFALFFLAFHVIIICTSSAMFDSISALLTMLCVLMLVKGKDILAGGLLATAVFLKLFPGFIIFILIAYLIVNDRDQWKKRLFMAASGAIAVSAVIMVPHILEGHLVDSLSFIFARVTSDTGIGGWIISHTSTLMYVIILVLEVLLAIHYYKKKPEGNGQFFLYVFIAVIIVLLYPGTPQYVILMTPFLAIAASVYNQKFRKPLFAMMVFTSMFALSSLDVQFLTVQTYTELMSMELWDSIHELFHDNYLYVLIGGIGGVGQYICILWTMVIALEEAGINVLKTISKRIRSKDAENSA